One Luteibacter aegosomaticola genomic window carries:
- a CDS encoding phosphoenolpyruvate carboxykinase (GTP): MGSQGSSLEALNRWVDDVARLTEPASVVWCDGSDAEYARLVETMLASGDLLPLNEKTNPRSYLHRSHPSDVARVEHLTFVCTPEEDDAGPNNHWMAPADGHAKMDALFEGAMRGRTMYVIPYCMGPIDSPIARCGVEITDSPYVVANMRIMTRMGAAALARIEREGVFVKGLHSTGELDPERRFIMHFPEELSIKSYGSGYGGNALLGKKCHALRIASYQARKEGWLAEHMLIVGIENPQGEKHYIAAAFPSACGKTNLAMLIPTGGYKKDGWKVWTVGDDICWMTPGADGRLWAINPEAGYFGVAPGTGAGTNPAALATLGHDAIFTNTAITADGRPWWQGLGEGEPVTDWQGRPFDAANGPAAHPNSRFTVSAKQCPSWAPESEDASGVPLSAIVFGGRRPSLVPLVFEAKDWAHGVLVGASMGSETTAAATGAVGVLRRDSMAMKPFCGYNFADYFAHWLSFDKPGAKLPRIFHVNWFRKDADGRFMWPGYGENLRVLDWMIQRVAGHATGKATPIGVVPAKGELNTDGLDVSPAVVDELLHVDVDGWVEELNAIGTYLDGFGTRMPERLKAERARVSEALEAAVERRGERVA, encoded by the coding sequence ATGGGTTCGCAAGGCAGTTCACTGGAAGCACTGAATCGATGGGTTGATGATGTCGCACGCCTGACGGAGCCCGCCTCCGTCGTGTGGTGCGATGGCTCCGATGCGGAGTACGCCCGCCTCGTCGAAACCATGCTCGCCAGCGGTGATCTTCTCCCGCTCAACGAGAAGACCAACCCACGCAGCTACCTGCACCGTTCGCACCCGTCGGATGTGGCGCGCGTGGAGCACCTGACCTTCGTGTGCACGCCGGAGGAAGACGACGCCGGCCCGAACAACCACTGGATGGCCCCGGCCGACGGCCACGCGAAGATGGACGCCCTGTTCGAAGGCGCCATGCGCGGGCGCACCATGTACGTGATCCCCTACTGCATGGGTCCGATCGATTCGCCGATCGCCCGTTGCGGCGTCGAGATCACCGACAGCCCGTACGTCGTCGCCAACATGCGCATCATGACCCGCATGGGCGCAGCGGCGCTGGCGCGCATCGAGCGCGAAGGTGTATTCGTGAAGGGCCTGCACTCCACCGGCGAACTCGATCCGGAACGCCGCTTCATCATGCATTTCCCCGAAGAGCTCTCGATCAAGTCGTACGGCTCGGGCTACGGCGGCAATGCGCTGCTCGGCAAGAAGTGCCACGCGCTGCGCATCGCCAGCTACCAGGCGCGCAAGGAAGGCTGGCTCGCCGAGCACATGCTTATCGTCGGCATCGAGAATCCGCAGGGCGAGAAACACTACATCGCCGCCGCATTCCCCTCGGCCTGCGGTAAGACCAACCTGGCCATGCTCATCCCCACCGGCGGTTACAAGAAGGACGGCTGGAAGGTGTGGACGGTCGGCGACGACATCTGCTGGATGACCCCGGGTGCCGATGGGCGCCTGTGGGCGATCAACCCGGAAGCCGGCTATTTCGGCGTGGCGCCGGGCACCGGTGCGGGCACCAACCCGGCCGCACTCGCCACGCTCGGCCACGATGCCATATTCACCAACACGGCCATCACGGCCGATGGCCGCCCCTGGTGGCAAGGCCTGGGTGAAGGCGAACCGGTGACCGACTGGCAGGGTCGCCCGTTCGATGCCGCCAACGGCCCCGCCGCACATCCGAACTCGCGCTTCACTGTCTCCGCAAAGCAGTGCCCCAGCTGGGCACCGGAATCGGAAGACGCTAGCGGCGTTCCCCTCTCCGCCATCGTGTTCGGCGGCCGCCGGCCCTCGCTCGTACCGCTGGTCTTCGAGGCGAAGGACTGGGCGCATGGCGTCCTGGTCGGCGCTTCGATGGGTTCCGAAACGACGGCCGCGGCGACCGGGGCCGTCGGCGTACTGCGCCGCGACTCCATGGCGATGAAGCCGTTCTGCGGCTACAACTTCGCGGACTACTTCGCCCACTGGCTGTCGTTCGACAAGCCCGGTGCGAAGCTCCCCCGCATCTTCCACGTGAACTGGTTCCGCAAGGATGCCGACGGCCGCTTCATGTGGCCCGGCTACGGCGAAAACCTCCGCGTACTCGACTGGATGATCCAGCGCGTCGCAGGCCACGCCACGGGCAAGGCCACACCCATTGGCGTCGTGCCGGCCAAGGGCGAGCTCAACACCGACGGACTGGACGTCAGCCCCGCGGTGGTCGATGAGCTGCTCCATGTGGATGTCGACGGCTGGGTCGAGGAGCTGAATGCCATCGGCACCTACCTCGACGGTTTCGGCACCCGCATGCCCGAGCGCCTGAAGGCCGAACGGGCCCGGGTCAGCGAGGCCCTGGAAGCCGCCGTGGAGCGCCGCGGCGAACGGGTAGCCTGA
- a CDS encoding bifunctional diguanylate cyclase/phosphodiesterase: MTIAPSQSPSLQAPGHGEIEPLHDAVERLLRAADAESVRNECEAFARCLLPEARIAWRDAAGAGLEQGPQAVELGSDPQTERFLELHTTEQDAAPWADMIGWLGRLATARLRQLAETANLYEAISRLALAERLQRALYAIAEQAGAEHNMNDMMSALHGIVGSLMYAENFFIVLYDAQNRTVRFPYFVDSVDPDIPDPEGIRPIEAIENTLTWHVLKSGKSMMGASTELEKNLPGPRVPIGPPSDDWLGVPMKRGDDVVGALVVQSYRPDTRYTQNDRELLTYVAQHVQTALERRQAHEELERRVTTRTAALREANRVLRQQVLQRQRGERLQAALFRIAELANTSDSIENFYAAVHRVIGGLLYARNFYIALLSEDQNKLTFPYSVDELDGVREPRELGRGLTEYVLRNGKALLADREEIDRLNREQVLQASGARSLHWLGVPLIWNEKSMGVLAVQSYTPEHTYSARDQELLTFVSYHIANALQRKYTTESLKQAYASLERRVTERTRALALANRDLREQIAERERVERRLKYETLHDSLTGLPNRTLLLQRLEQALNHYRETPTDLFAVLFIDLDRFKVINDSVGHLVGDDLLFQVGGRVRACLKTRDVVARLGGDEFAVLVEGITDPAAATHIAERIIAQLQTPFRLGAKEIFTSASIGIALPTPDYTRPEELLRDADSAMYRAKAEGRHRAAVFDDRLRREALLLLELEGDLRRAIARNEFVPFFQPIVDLEENRVVGYEALLRWRHPERGLLPPAEFLAVAEDTGCAEAIDWQIFEQVARQARALTRDEGFISINVSGSHFRSPNLDQRLLDLFAEHQVPARCIRVEVTERALLENPAQVKRILENLRHHGVGVALDDFGTGYSSLSYLHQYPIETLKIDRSFVIELPAEESEGHSTAVVRAIQALANSLRMQVIAEGIETESQMRALRRIGCRFGQGFLFAQPAPASKWLGSPLSLDA; encoded by the coding sequence ATGACCATCGCTCCATCACAAAGCCCCTCGTTGCAGGCGCCCGGTCACGGCGAGATCGAGCCCTTGCACGATGCCGTGGAGCGCCTGTTGCGGGCCGCGGACGCCGAGAGCGTGCGCAATGAATGCGAAGCGTTTGCCCGCTGCCTGCTGCCGGAGGCCCGTATCGCCTGGCGCGATGCCGCCGGCGCCGGGCTGGAGCAGGGCCCGCAGGCCGTCGAGCTGGGGAGCGATCCGCAAACCGAGCGTTTCCTCGAACTGCATACCACCGAGCAGGATGCCGCGCCCTGGGCCGACATGATCGGCTGGCTCGGCCGCCTGGCCACGGCCCGGCTGCGTCAGCTGGCGGAAACCGCGAACCTTTACGAAGCGATCTCGCGCCTGGCCCTGGCCGAGCGGCTCCAGCGTGCGCTCTACGCCATTGCCGAACAGGCAGGCGCCGAGCACAACATGAACGACATGATGAGCGCCCTCCACGGCATCGTGGGCAGCCTCATGTACGCCGAAAATTTCTTCATCGTGCTGTACGACGCGCAGAACCGCACGGTGCGCTTTCCCTACTTCGTCGATTCGGTCGATCCGGATATCCCGGATCCTGAAGGTATCCGCCCCATCGAGGCCATCGAGAACACGCTCACCTGGCATGTGCTGAAGAGCGGCAAATCGATGATGGGCGCCAGCACCGAGCTGGAGAAGAACCTGCCGGGTCCCCGCGTGCCGATCGGGCCGCCCAGCGACGACTGGCTCGGCGTGCCGATGAAGCGCGGTGACGATGTGGTCGGGGCGCTGGTGGTACAGAGCTACCGCCCGGATACCCGCTATACGCAGAATGATCGCGAGCTGCTCACCTACGTGGCGCAGCATGTGCAGACCGCACTGGAGCGCCGCCAGGCCCACGAAGAGCTGGAGCGTCGCGTCACCACGCGCACGGCCGCCCTGCGCGAGGCCAACCGCGTGCTGCGCCAGCAGGTGCTCCAGCGCCAGCGCGGCGAACGTCTCCAGGCCGCACTTTTCCGCATCGCCGAGCTGGCCAATACCTCGGACAGCATCGAGAATTTCTACGCCGCCGTGCATCGCGTCATCGGTGGCCTGCTCTATGCGCGCAACTTCTACATCGCCCTGCTCTCCGAAGACCAGAACAAGCTGACCTTCCCGTATTCCGTCGATGAACTCGATGGTGTGCGCGAACCGCGCGAACTGGGCCGGGGCCTCACGGAATACGTGCTGCGCAATGGCAAGGCGCTACTGGCGGATCGGGAGGAGATCGATCGCCTCAATCGTGAGCAGGTGCTCCAGGCCAGCGGCGCGCGTTCACTGCACTGGCTGGGCGTGCCGCTCATCTGGAACGAGAAATCGATGGGCGTGCTCGCCGTGCAGAGCTACACGCCCGAGCACACCTACAGCGCACGCGACCAGGAGCTGCTCACGTTCGTGAGCTACCACATCGCGAACGCCCTGCAGCGCAAGTACACGACCGAATCGCTGAAGCAGGCCTACGCCAGCCTCGAACGCCGCGTCACCGAGCGCACCCGCGCGCTGGCCCTGGCGAACCGCGACCTGCGCGAGCAGATCGCCGAGCGCGAGCGCGTCGAGCGCCGCCTCAAGTACGAAACCCTGCACGATTCGCTCACCGGCCTGCCCAACCGCACGCTGCTCCTGCAGCGGCTCGAGCAGGCGCTGAACCACTACCGCGAAACCCCGACGGATCTTTTCGCCGTCCTGTTCATCGACCTCGACCGCTTCAAGGTGATCAACGATTCGGTTGGCCACCTCGTTGGCGACGATCTGCTTTTCCAGGTGGGTGGCCGTGTGCGCGCCTGCCTCAAGACGCGCGACGTGGTCGCACGCCTGGGCGGTGATGAGTTCGCCGTGCTGGTGGAAGGTATTACCGATCCGGCGGCCGCCACGCATATCGCCGAGCGCATCATCGCGCAGCTGCAGACCCCGTTCCGCCTGGGTGCGAAGGAAATCTTCACCTCGGCGTCGATCGGCATCGCATTGCCCACCCCGGATTACACCCGGCCGGAAGAGCTGCTGCGCGATGCGGATTCGGCCATGTACCGCGCGAAGGCTGAAGGTCGCCATCGCGCCGCCGTGTTCGATGACCGCCTGCGCCGCGAGGCGTTGCTGTTGCTCGAGCTCGAGGGTGACCTGCGCCGGGCGATCGCCCGCAATGAGTTCGTACCGTTCTTCCAGCCCATCGTGGACCTGGAAGAAAACCGCGTGGTGGGCTACGAGGCGCTGCTGCGCTGGCGCCACCCGGAACGCGGCCTGCTACCGCCTGCAGAGTTCCTGGCCGTGGCCGAAGACACCGGCTGCGCCGAAGCCATCGACTGGCAGATCTTCGAGCAGGTCGCCCGCCAGGCACGGGCGCTCACGCGCGACGAAGGCTTCATCAGCATCAACGTGAGCGGTAGCCATTTCCGCTCGCCAAACCTCGACCAGCGCCTGCTCGATCTTTTCGCCGAGCATCAGGTGCCGGCACGCTGCATCCGCGTCGAGGTCACCGAACGCGCCCTGCTCGAGAACCCGGCCCAGGTGAAGCGGATCCTGGAAAACCTGCGCCACCATGGTGTCGGCGTCGCGCTCGACGATTTCGGCACGGGCTATTCGTCGCTGAGCTACCTGCACCAATACCCGATCGAGACGCTCAAGATCGATCGCTCGTTCGTGATCGAGCTGCCCGCCGAGGAAAGCGAGGGTCACAGCACGGCCGTCGTCCGCGCCATCCAGGCACTGGCCAACTCGCTGCGGATGCAGGTGATCGCGGAAGGCATCGAGACGGAATCGCAGATGCGCGCCCTGCGCCGCATCGGCTGCCGGTTTGGGCAGGGCTTCCTGTTCGCCCAGCCGGCGCCGGCGAGCAAGTGGCTGGGCTCGCCGCTCTCGTTGGACGCCTAG
- a CDS encoding TetR/AcrR family transcriptional regulator encodes MNDAKNERVRLSAEDWEDGALALIAEQGVGALAVEALARRLGVTKGSFYWHFRTREALLQAALERWEEFGEREVLAEIERIVDPRKRLPELFRRVAHELQPHRVYAALLKALDHPQVVPVMARVSQRRMEFLTRMYEEAGLEPVTALHRARLTYAAYVGFLQLNFTLGLPRLSHEEFDAYVEHVISTLTPDKPAE; translated from the coding sequence ATGAACGATGCCAAGAACGAACGAGTCCGCCTCTCCGCTGAAGATTGGGAGGATGGCGCGCTGGCCTTGATCGCCGAGCAGGGCGTGGGTGCACTGGCCGTAGAAGCGCTCGCCCGCCGCCTCGGCGTGACCAAGGGTAGCTTTTACTGGCACTTCCGCACCCGCGAGGCCCTGCTCCAGGCCGCGCTGGAACGCTGGGAGGAATTCGGGGAGCGCGAGGTGCTGGCGGAGATCGAGCGCATTGTCGATCCGCGCAAGCGCCTGCCGGAATTGTTCCGCCGCGTCGCCCACGAGCTCCAGCCGCACCGTGTCTATGCGGCCCTGCTGAAGGCGCTGGACCATCCGCAGGTCGTGCCGGTCATGGCCCGCGTTTCGCAGCGGCGCATGGAATTCCTGACCCGCATGTACGAGGAAGCAGGCCTGGAGCCCGTCACCGCCCTACACCGTGCACGCCTTACCTATGCGGCGTACGTCGGCTTCCTGCAGCTCAATTTCACGCTGGGCCTGCCGCGCCTGTCCCACGAGGAGTTCGATGCCTACGTGGAACACGTGATCAGCACGCTGACGCCCGACAAGCCCGCGGAATGA
- a CDS encoding DUF4097 family beta strand repeat-containing protein has protein sequence MKTLYLTPLLLALSIGQAYASTPINLSKDIRPTAKISIDNTKGEVTVTAWDKNQVQVTGTLGDGAKPLELEGDGGNIDIRVETGSGKNGWFGSWGNDTRMQPTVLNVRVPRSVQIDINVVSAPVSIDGLDGGKVSVDSVSGRIRANVRSPDVSMQTVSGTIDLAGKAGKADLQTVSGDITAPSISDKIEAQTVSGRMTIGGGPWKDANFSTVSGDTKILGGISDGGKLTVDSMSGDVELGLPGNTSARLEASTFSGDLRSDFGTPTKGDDGPGKELKTTIGSGAGNIHLEAFSGDVKVRRNGN, from the coding sequence ATGAAAACGCTCTACCTCACTCCCCTGCTGCTGGCGCTGTCGATCGGTCAGGCGTATGCCTCGACACCGATCAACCTGTCGAAAGATATCCGGCCCACGGCAAAGATCAGCATCGACAACACCAAGGGTGAAGTCACGGTCACCGCCTGGGACAAGAACCAGGTGCAGGTCACCGGCACCCTCGGCGATGGCGCGAAACCGCTCGAACTGGAAGGCGACGGCGGCAACATCGATATCCGCGTAGAAACCGGCAGCGGCAAGAACGGCTGGTTCGGCAGCTGGGGCAATGACACCCGCATGCAGCCCACCGTCCTGAACGTGCGCGTGCCGCGCTCCGTGCAGATCGACATCAACGTGGTCAGCGCGCCCGTCAGCATCGACGGGCTCGACGGCGGCAAGGTCTCGGTCGATTCCGTAAGCGGGCGCATCCGCGCCAACGTGCGCTCACCGGATGTCAGCATGCAGACGGTCAGCGGCACGATCGACCTGGCCGGCAAGGCTGGCAAGGCCGATCTGCAGACGGTGTCTGGCGACATCACCGCACCGTCGATCAGCGACAAGATCGAGGCGCAGACCGTGTCGGGCCGCATGACGATCGGCGGCGGTCCGTGGAAGGATGCGAACTTCAGCACCGTATCGGGCGACACCAAGATCCTCGGCGGCATCAGCGATGGCGGCAAACTCACGGTGGATTCCATGAGTGGCGATGTGGAACTCGGCCTGCCGGGCAACACCTCGGCGCGCCTGGAAGCCTCCACCTTCAGCGGCGACCTGCGCAGCGATTTCGGCACCCCGACCAAGGGTGATGATGGTCCGGGCAAAGAGCTGAAGACGACGATCGGTAGCGGTGCCGGCAACATCCACCTGGAGGCGTTCAGTGGGGATGTGAAGGTTCGGCGGAACGGGAACTGA
- a CDS encoding alpha/beta hydrolase, translating into MVAEPTIALSSPLRLTALDGLLLAGERWEGERQPALVFAHGFGQTRHAWAGSARALAAQGFSAVTFDARGHGESEREPRGDYHMEQFVTDLLTVTEEATPDGGPRPVVVGASMGGLLSLVAAGEADGECPFSALVLVDITPRWETRGVERILGFMRAHPDGFASYDEAASAIGAYLPQRRERKTEDQLKPLLRQGADGRLRWHWDPALLDGLVEESERYQPRLFAAAARVQVPVLLLSGAHSDVVSSHTVEEFLRLVPHARHVSLADATHMVAGDANDAFTREIAAFMQTL; encoded by the coding sequence ATGGTTGCAGAGCCCACTATCGCCCTTTCCTCGCCCCTCCGGCTAACCGCGCTGGACGGCCTGTTGCTGGCTGGTGAGCGCTGGGAAGGCGAGCGCCAGCCCGCGCTGGTGTTCGCCCACGGCTTCGGCCAGACCCGCCACGCCTGGGCGGGTAGCGCGCGGGCGCTCGCGGCGCAGGGCTTTTCGGCGGTTACGTTCGACGCCCGTGGCCACGGTGAAAGCGAGCGCGAGCCGCGCGGCGATTACCACATGGAGCAGTTCGTCACCGATCTCCTGACTGTCACCGAGGAGGCCACCCCTGATGGTGGCCCGCGTCCGGTCGTGGTCGGTGCTTCGATGGGCGGCCTGCTTTCGCTCGTCGCGGCGGGCGAAGCGGATGGCGAATGCCCGTTCTCGGCACTCGTGCTGGTGGATATCACGCCGCGATGGGAAACCCGCGGCGTGGAACGTATCCTCGGTTTCATGCGCGCCCACCCCGACGGTTTCGCCAGCTACGACGAGGCCGCCTCGGCGATCGGGGCGTACCTGCCGCAGCGCCGTGAGCGCAAGACCGAAGACCAGTTGAAGCCGCTACTGCGCCAGGGAGCCGACGGCCGCCTGCGCTGGCACTGGGACCCGGCCCTGCTCGATGGCCTGGTCGAAGAAAGCGAGCGCTACCAGCCCCGCCTGTTCGCCGCCGCCGCGCGCGTGCAGGTGCCGGTGCTGCTGCTTTCTGGCGCCCACAGCGATGTGGTCTCCAGCCACACCGTTGAAGAATTCCTCCGCCTGGTTCCCCATGCGCGCCACGTATCGCTCGCCGATGCCACGCACATGGTCGCCGGCGATGCGAACGACGCGTTCACACGCGAAATCGCAGCGTTCATGCAAACCCTTTAA
- a CDS encoding RNA polymerase sigma factor translates to MQPELPVATTSDDDTVRAAKAGDRKAFEILYRRHADRVYGAVLRLAAFDHARAEDLTQEAFIRAWQKLDSFRFESAFGTWVYRLAVNVALMSIRARNADPVSIVDDEHLPDITDPDHPLRAIERDELEKAIAGLPPRARAVLVLHDVEGWKHEEIAIELEMAVGSSKAQLHRARGLLRRVLGERP, encoded by the coding sequence ATGCAGCCTGAGCTGCCCGTCGCCACGACGTCGGATGACGACACTGTGCGCGCGGCGAAGGCCGGCGACCGCAAGGCCTTCGAAATCCTGTACCGCCGCCACGCCGATCGCGTGTACGGCGCCGTGCTCCGCCTGGCCGCCTTCGACCACGCCCGCGCGGAAGACCTCACCCAGGAAGCCTTCATCCGCGCCTGGCAGAAGCTGGACAGCTTCCGCTTCGAGAGCGCGTTCGGCACCTGGGTTTACCGGCTGGCGGTCAACGTGGCGCTCATGTCCATACGCGCCCGCAACGCCGATCCCGTCAGCATCGTCGACGACGAACATCTGCCGGACATCACCGACCCCGATCATCCGCTGCGCGCCATCGAGCGCGATGAACTGGAAAAGGCCATTGCGGGTTTACCCCCGCGGGCCCGCGCCGTCCTCGTGCTGCATGACGTGGAAGGCTGGAAGCACGAGGAGATCGCCATCGAACTGGAGATGGCGGTCGGTTCCTCAAAAGCACAGTTACACCGTGCGCGCGGCCTGCTCCGCCGCGTGCTGGGAGAAAGGCCATGA
- a CDS encoding Hsp33 family molecular chaperone HslO — protein sequence MLEKAGVRGVLVRLGHSWQEISSRVEYPEALRNTLGEAVAASALLTGNIKFEGSLSLEFKSQGAVRLLFAETTDKGRVRGLARFNAEALRDAKTLGDKVDLVSLDEAMLAITVGHAEKGRYQGVVTLDDTSSLRDALEGYFERSEQLPARILLAADGEHAVGLMLQPVPGEGGHSAADADDDAWERVGHLTATLGAQEMLSTRPEELMYRLFHEEGVLVYDPRPLAFGCTCSRERVEGMLRALGREEVEAALKDRDGEIEVICEFCATRYAFDRVDAEQLLAGPDTPPAPQTLQ from the coding sequence ATGCTCGAAAAGGCGGGCGTGCGCGGCGTGCTCGTGCGCCTGGGCCACAGCTGGCAGGAGATCTCATCACGCGTTGAATACCCGGAAGCCCTGCGGAATACGCTGGGCGAGGCTGTGGCGGCCAGTGCGCTGCTCACGGGCAATATCAAGTTCGAGGGCTCGTTGTCGCTGGAGTTCAAGAGCCAGGGCGCCGTGCGCCTGCTGTTCGCCGAAACCACCGACAAGGGCCGCGTGCGCGGCCTGGCGCGCTTCAACGCGGAAGCCCTGCGCGATGCGAAGACCCTGGGCGACAAGGTCGATCTCGTCTCGCTCGATGAGGCGATGCTGGCGATCACCGTGGGCCACGCTGAAAAAGGGCGTTACCAGGGTGTGGTGACGCTGGACGACACGTCCTCGCTGCGTGACGCGCTGGAGGGCTACTTCGAACGCTCGGAGCAGTTGCCTGCCCGTATCCTGCTGGCTGCGGACGGTGAGCATGCCGTGGGCCTGATGCTCCAGCCCGTACCGGGCGAGGGTGGCCACAGCGCGGCGGATGCGGACGACGACGCGTGGGAGCGGGTGGGCCACCTCACGGCGACCCTGGGTGCGCAGGAGATGCTCTCGACGCGTCCGGAAGAGCTGATGTACCGCCTGTTCCACGAAGAAGGCGTGCTCGTGTACGACCCGAGGCCGCTGGCGTTCGGCTGCACCTGCTCGCGCGAGCGCGTGGAAGGCATGCTGCGTGCGCTGGGCCGCGAGGAAGTCGAGGCCGCCCTGAAGGATCGCGACGGCGAAATCGAAGTGATCTGCGAGTTCTGCGCCACGCGCTACGCGTTCGACCGCGTCGATGCGGAGCAACTGCTCGCTGGCCCGGATACACCGCCGGCGCCGCAGACCCTGCAATAA